Genomic segment of Synechococcus sp. A18-25c:
GAAGAATCTGCCGCCAGCGTTGATTCATGGCATCAAAGAAGATTCGACGAATCTAAGAGCTCGAGTGAAGAACTGTGCCTATGTCAGCCCTAGAGACTGCGAAGTGCCGTGATCGGATCTAATTGCGCGGCGCGGCGCGCCGGCACGACTCCAAAAAACAAACCAATCGAGCCTGAAAGACCAACCGTCACCAGCACGGTGGTGACACCAATCGCAGCAGGAAGTGGAGTGAACATGGCAACAGCCGCGATGGCGCCGTAGCCAGCTGCAGTGCCGATGACCCCGCCGAGACTGGCCAACACAAGCGATTCGACAAGAAACTGTCGCAACACGTCGGAGCTGCGGGCTCCCAGGGCTTTTCTCAGCCCGATTTCTTCCGTTCGTTCACTGACAGACACCAGCATGATGTTCATGATTCCGATGCCGCCGACTAACAACGACACACCGCCGATGGCGCCCAGCATGAGCGTGAGTCCGCCGGTGATTGTGCCGACGATCGTCAGGGCATCTTGCTGTGAACGCACAGCAAAATCATCTTCGCGAAGAATGCGGTGCCGTTGTCGAAGCAGATTGGAAATCTGAAACTTGGCTGCGCTTGTGCTGTTTTCATCCTTAGCTTCAGCGCTGATGAAACTCAGACTGATGCCGTAAGTGGGATCTCTGCCGGTGAGACGACTCACCATCGTGCTGATCGGGATGTAAGCGTTTTCGTCTTGATTGGAGCCAAAGACTGCACCTTTGGGTGCGAGAACGCCGACCACACTGAAACTTTGGTCGCGGATGCGCAGCGAACTGCCGATCGCGCCTCCATTGGGGAAGAGTTTGTCGCGCAAATCAGGACCGATCACCACCACCGTGCGCGCCGCCTGCACGTCCTGTTCAGTGATGAATCGTCCGCGAGCGACCTCAAAACTTCTCACCGGAAGGAATTCCGGCGTCACGCCGAAAATGGGTGAAGTGCTGCTGCGAGCCCCCGCCTGCACCACCTCGTTGGCGTTGATCTGCGGTGCCACGCGCTTCACGCTCGGCACCTGTTCGGCGATCGCCTCCGCGTCCTCCAAAACAAGGGTGCGAGGAAACGCGACCCCCTGACGCCGTGTGTCGTTGCTGCCAGGTACAACGAACAGAACGTTGGCGCCCAGATTGCTGAGTTGATTTTCAGCCAGGTTTTGAGCACCGCGTCCGACGCCAACCAGAGTGATCACCGACGCATTGCCGATCACGATCCCCAGCATCGTGAGCAGGCTTCGCAAGCGATTGGCTTTCAGCGTGTTGAGAGCCATGCCGACGGTTTCGGCAAGTGGCAGATTGCTGGCCATGGTCTGAAGCTCTGAATCAGAGCATCGTGTCGAGTTTCATCGCCGTGTTGCTGCCGGTGCCGCGGTGGACGGCTCCGTCTTTCACGTTGAGGGTGACCACTTCCCCTTCCAGGAGGTCTCGGGTGGCGTTCGCGACGCCGGCAATCACAGGAATTCCAAGCCTCTGGGCGATGACAGCGGCATGGGAGGTCTCTGCAGGCGTTTCCGTGATGACGGCCGCAGCATCACGAATGGCGTCGAGGTAATCGGCATTGGTGTCATTGGCCACCAACACTTCACCAGGTTCCAGCCGTGCGCAGTCGCTTGCCGATGTGGCGATCCGGACCTTGCCGCTAACGGACCCGGTGCCGAATCCTGTTCCCCGGCCCAGCACTGCACTCACGATGCCCACCTTGATGAGATCGGTGGAACCGCTTACACCTGCCAGCGTTCCAGCGGTTTGAACACAAAGGTCACCATCCTTGAGAACACCCATCTCCTGAGCCACGCCCATGGCCAGGGTGAAGGTGGCAGTGGTGCTCTTCTGTGTTTCGATCAACAACGGCGTGACGCCCCAGACCAACTGGAGTTTCCGGGCAACACCCACTTCCGATGTGATCGCGAGGATCGGCGTGGAGGGACGGAACTTGCTCACGTTGTGGGCCGTTGCTCCGCTTTTGGTGAGCGGAAGTATCGCTGCAGCATTCAGCTGTCGCGCAATGCTGCTCACGGCACCACTAATGGCGTTAGGAATTGTGCTGGGCAGATGAGTGTCGGTGGGACGCTGGGGGTAATCGCGCTCGATCCGACGGGCAATGGTGGCCATGGTTTCGACTGCTTCCACCGGGTAGTCACCCACAGCGGTCTCATTGGACAGCATCACCGCATCGGTTCCATCCAGAATCGCGTTGGCCACATCGCTGACTTCTGCGCGCGTGGGGCGAGGACTGGAGGCCATTGAATCGAGCATTTGGGTGGCCGTGATGATCGGAATTCCCAAGCTGTTGGCCTTGTGGATCAGATCCTTCTGCAGCAGAGGAACCTCTTCGGCGGGCATCTCCACGCCGAGATCGCCGCGGGCCACCATCACGCCATCACAGAGGGGCAAGATCGCGTCAATCTGGTCGATGGCTTCAAATTTCTCGATCTTGGCCACCACCGGTGTGGAAAAGCCATGCTTGCGGATCAGTTCGCGGATCTCCTGCATGTCGGAGGGATTGCGCACGAAGCTCAGGGCAACCCAATCGACTCCTTGCTGGAGTCCGAAAGCCAGATCCTGACGATCCTTGGTGGTGAGTGCACGCACTGACAGCTGGACGTCCGGGAAGTTCACTCCTTTGTTGTTGGAGAGAACGCCACCCACGGTCACGATGCAATGAAGGGTCTGATCGACCTCATCGACGCGGTCAACCTTCATTTCGACACGGCCGTCATCCAGGAGAATCCGGCTTCCCGCAGTGACCTCTTCTGCAAGTCTTTCGTAAGTGACTGTCGCCACGGTCTGGTTGCACCGCACTTGCTTGGAGGTCAGCGCAAAGAGGTCGCCTTTGCGGAGCGTGATCGGACCTTCTTCAAAGCGGCCCAGGCGGATCTTCGGTCCCTGAAGATCTTGGAGAATTCCGATGTGCACACCCAGCTCGTGAGCCACCTGCCGGATCGTGGCGATACGCGTGGCGTGTTCGCTGTGATCTCCGTGAGAAAAATTCAGTCGGAACGTTGTCGCTCCTGCCTGAATCAGTTCCCGAATGCGCTCGGGACTTTCGGTGGCTGGGCCGATCGTGGCGACGATCTTGGTTCTGCGGGTCAGATCGAACTCGGCCATCCTTGGCGCCGGAAACTTGCGGAATCTACCGTCATGACCTCAACCCACTCCTAACGCCGTGCAGCTGAACGACTACCAGCAGAGATCCCGCAGCACCGCTCGTTATCCCGATGCTGGACGAAATTTGATCTATCCAACTTTAGGTCTCACGGGGGAGGCTGGTGAGGTGGCGGACAAGGTCAAAAAACTGATTCGGGATCGAGGTGGTGTGGTGGATGACCAATTCACCGCTGACATCGCACTAGAACTAGGCGATGTGCTCTGGTATCTCGCTCAGTTGTCCACCGAGCTTGGTCTCGATCTTGACGCGGTGGCCGAAGGCAATCTGCGCAAACTGGCAAGTCGGGCTCAGCGAGGGACGCTCCAGGGCGAGGGTGATCACCGCTGATCGAGGCTTGTATCAGCCGTAGACGCCGAAGCCACCGGCAAAAGAAATGGAGGCAGATACCAGCAGCTGCTGCATCAGGTTCAAGGCGACGAAAGCGAGGATTGCGGAGAGATCAAGCCCACCCAACGGCGGAATCAGACCTCGGAAGGCATTGAGATACGGATCGGTGATTGAACTGACTGTGCTCAAAACCGGATTGCTCCAGTCGAGGTTGGGGAACCAGCTCAGCAGCACACGAACGATCAGAACTAGCGAGTAGATCTGCAGTGTCTGAGCCAGCACTTGAAGAACGGTGGACACAAGCTCGATGGCCATGGAAACCGTGGAATTATCCGAACTCTATGCAGCCTGAGACGGTTCGGAGCTTCCACCAAGTTCTGGAAGCACAGAAAAGGTGCGATGAAACTTTTCGGAGAGGGTGATCCAGTACGAACGTCCTTCGCTTTGACGCTTGCGTTCAATAAAGTTCTGATTCACGAGCTCCTTGATGTGGTCGTAAGCACCGGAGCCGCGCAGGTCCACCAGATCGGACTGCAGGATGCGCTTTTTCAGGGCAATGGTGGCCAACGTCCGCAATGTTGCCGTGGAGAGATTGACGGGCAGCAGATCGCGCACTAATTCCCCCAGTCCTGCTCGCAGCTGCAGGCTGTAGCGCCCGTTGCTCTCATGAATTTCAAGTGCTGTGTCCCGCTGGGCATAGCCGGCGATCAGGATGAGCATTCCTTGTTCCGTGTCGGGCTCCGATTCATTCACCAGCCCTGAGAGTTCCTTGAGCGACATCGGACGCCCCTTGAGGTAGAGAATCGCCTCCAAGCGTGCTGGAAGCGACACGGACGGCTCCAGCAGGCTCAGGCGCTGATCCTGCTGGTCTTCAGGTTGTTCACTCACCGCCAGCACCCCTCGATCCGACATGCCAACGTAACGCTCATCGGCGTTGGCACCATCAGGAACCCAGAAAGATCCGATAGGCGGGATTGGAGGTTTCTTCCCAGCTGGGGTACCCCAGATCCCGAAGGACGGCTTGCCATGACTCCAGATCATCCGGACTGACCAGAACGCCCACCACGATTCGACCGACGTCGGCTCCGTGATTCCGGTAGTGAAAAATGCTGATGCTCCAGTTGGAGTGCAAGGCATTCACGAAGCGCATCAGCGCACCTGGCCTCTCGGGGAACTCAAAGCGGTACAGCAGTTCCTGCCTCGATGGTTCTGAAGCCTTGTTTTGCTGCGGAAGCCTCCCTCCCACCATGTGCCTGAGATGCACCTTGGAGAGCTCGTCGTCACTGAGATCAAGGCACTCGTATCCATTGCTGCGCAGCGAGGCCAGAAGGTCAGCGCGATCCTGCTGATCTCTGATCTGCACCCCCATAAAGATGTGGGCCCGATCGCTTGCTCTCATGCGGTAACTGAATTCAGTGAGGCTGCGTTTCTCAAGCAGCTCACAGAGCTGTCGCAGGCTGCCTGGCTGTTCAGGAATCTCAACGGCCAGC
This window contains:
- the scpB gene encoding SMC-Scp complex subunit ScpB, with amino-acid sequence MSDRGVLAVSEQPEDQQDQRLSLLEPSVSLPARLEAILYLKGRPMSLKELSGLVNESEPDTEQGMLILIAGYAQRDTALEIHESNGRYSLQLRAGLGELVRDLLPVNLSTATLRTLATIALKKRILQSDLVDLRGSGAYDHIKELVNQNFIERKRQSEGRSYWITLSEKFHRTFSVLPELGGSSEPSQAA
- a CDS encoding YggT family protein, translated to MAIELVSTVLQVLAQTLQIYSLVLIVRVLLSWFPNLDWSNPVLSTVSSITDPYLNAFRGLIPPLGGLDLSAILAFVALNLMQQLLVSASISFAGGFGVYG
- a CDS encoding nucleoside triphosphate pyrophosphohydrolase family protein produces the protein MQLNDYQQRSRSTARYPDAGRNLIYPTLGLTGEAGEVADKVKKLIRDRGGVVDDQFTADIALELGDVLWYLAQLSTELGLDLDAVAEGNLRKLASRAQRGTLQGEGDHR
- the pyk gene encoding pyruvate kinase, which codes for MAEFDLTRRTKIVATIGPATESPERIRELIQAGATTFRLNFSHGDHSEHATRIATIRQVAHELGVHIGILQDLQGPKIRLGRFEEGPITLRKGDLFALTSKQVRCNQTVATVTYERLAEEVTAGSRILLDDGRVEMKVDRVDEVDQTLHCIVTVGGVLSNNKGVNFPDVQLSVRALTTKDRQDLAFGLQQGVDWVALSFVRNPSDMQEIRELIRKHGFSTPVVAKIEKFEAIDQIDAILPLCDGVMVARGDLGVEMPAEEVPLLQKDLIHKANSLGIPIITATQMLDSMASSPRPTRAEVSDVANAILDGTDAVMLSNETAVGDYPVEAVETMATIARRIERDYPQRPTDTHLPSTIPNAISGAVSSIARQLNAAAILPLTKSGATAHNVSKFRPSTPILAITSEVGVARKLQLVWGVTPLLIETQKSTTATFTLAMGVAQEMGVLKDGDLCVQTAGTLAGVSGSTDLIKVGIVSAVLGRGTGFGTGSVSGKVRIATSASDCARLEPGEVLVANDTNADYLDAIRDAAAVITETPAETSHAAVIAQRLGIPVIAGVANATRDLLEGEVVTLNVKDGAVHRGTGSNTAMKLDTML
- a CDS encoding ABC transporter permease, whose translation is MASNLPLAETVGMALNTLKANRLRSLLTMLGIVIGNASVITLVGVGRGAQNLAENQLSNLGANVLFVVPGSNDTRRQGVAFPRTLVLEDAEAIAEQVPSVKRVAPQINANEVVQAGARSSTSPIFGVTPEFLPVRSFEVARGRFITEQDVQAARTVVVIGPDLRDKLFPNGGAIGSSLRIRDQSFSVVGVLAPKGAVFGSNQDENAYIPISTMVSRLTGRDPTYGISLSFISAEAKDENSTSAAKFQISNLLRQRHRILREDDFAVRSQQDALTIVGTITGGLTLMLGAIGGVSLLVGGIGIMNIMLVSVSERTEEIGLRKALGARSSDVLRQFLVESLVLASLGGVIGTAAGYGAIAAVAMFTPLPAAIGVTTVLVTVGLSGSIGLFFGVVPARRAAQLDPITALRSL